The Neurospora crassa OR74A linkage group IV, whole genome shotgun sequence genome has a segment encoding these proteins:
- a CDS encoding WD repeat containing protein 36 gives MPLDDMMPHSDREITSAKRQKLNASVVKSKAPQKKKKGSSIFAPFRTVGLVSPTSVPFTSIPLGKTTFQITTSVGRSLQTYDLKRGLNLVFVTRPQTPADITATYAWKEKVFAAWGNPQNGEAQGIWVYQRGKKVAELELPADLNQPIKQILIFGSWIVACAQTRLEVWKSATLEHYTTIFSVAAKKGDNELTGGVVNMPTFLNKILVGRKDGWVEIWNVSTGKLIYTILPPSPDAGSVTCMEPTPALSLLAIAYSNGPLVIHNVLTDKASLKLMAGSEHAPVTSISFRTDGQGAGQDGTKDGVMATATSIGGDVTFWDLNKGGRVMGVLRSAHNPPSHTDKTVRGGISKVEFLPGQPVIMTSGLDNSLKSWIFDESPFSPVPRILHMRSGHAAPVNCLQFLPTDFDGAEAGNKWLLSGGKDRSLWGWSLRRDGQSSELSQGALRKKAKKVGILANTALGGHGPTTSLDDLKAPEITCIASSLNRDGGMGAMPGRQVIWDKGNDKSKPTKSELAAMTGWESVVTAHKNDPWARTWFWGRKRAGRWAFKTGDGENVSTVAISPCGSFALVGSVGGSLDMFNLQSGRHKQRFPSRLTPAQMRQLKMQQLKALDKVSQLEKRASSKTSFAPGSGKHTKSVTGIVVDPLNRFVISCSLDGTVKFWDFVTGNLVDEIDWAPMVQITGCRYHAGNDLIAFACDDNSIRVVDIETKQTIREFWGCRDTINDFTFSNDGRWIVAASQDRVVRVWDLPTAHLIDAFRLEKPCTAIAFSNTGEYLAGATEGELGVHIWTNRTLFRHVPTRQISEKDIAEISAGPTSSGEGGQGLIEAAFEDEQEDEEDEGVSAPVLDQLSADMVTLSLVPKSRWQTLLHIDLIKQRNKPKEPPKAPEKAPFFLPSLRDGTTNPLLLTEGEKKDEEESRISKLTQLETTRTYQTFTAKLLEGAETGDYTPFITHLKSLSPSTADLELRSLSIGGLDPESSEDSNELLHFIRAMTQRLAQRRDYELTQAWMTVFLRLHFDVIMESETLLKELGKWKEQQEREKKRLDDLVGYCGGVVGFLRSPRT, from the exons ATGCCACTCGACGACATGATGCCGCATTCCGATCGCGAAATCACATCCGCCAAGCGGCAGAAGCTCAATGCCTCTGTCGTCAAGTCCAAGGCGcctcagaagaagaagaagggttcCTCCATCTTTGCTCCCTTCAGA ACTGTAGGCTTGGTATCTCCAACAAGCGTCCCCTTTACCTCCATCCCTCTCGGCAAGACCACCTTCCAGATCACTACCTCGGTCGGCCGCTCCCTCCAGACCTATGACCTAAAGAGAGGTCTCAATCTCGTCTTCGTTACCCGCCCCCAGACTCCCGCCGACATTACCGCCACATATgcttggaaggaaaaggtatTCGCCGCTTGGGGTAACCCTCAAAATGGCGAGGCCCAAGGTATCTGGGTTTATCAGCGCGGAAAGAAGGTAGCCGAGCTTGAGCTGCCCGCCGACCTCAACCAGCCCATCAAGCagatcctcatcttcggTTCCTGGATTGTTGCATGCGCCCAAACCCGCCTCGAAGTATGGAAGTCGGCCACCCTCGAACACTACACGACCATCTTTTCCGTTGCCGCAAAGAAGGGCGACAACGAGCTCACTGGTGGCGTAGTCAACATGCCTACCTTCCTCAACAAGATCTTGGTCGGTCGCAAGGACGGTTGGGTAGAGATCTGGAACGTCAGCACCGGCAAGCTCATCTACACCATCCTTCCGCCCTCTCCCGACGCTGGATCTGTCACCTGTATGGAGCCTACCCCGGCACTTTCGCTTCTCGCCATCGCCTACTCGAACGGCCCTCTCGTCATCCACAACGTCCTTACCGACAAGGCCTCCCTCAAGTTGATGGCCGGATCCGAACACGCCCCCGTTACAAGCATCTCCTTCCGAACCGACGGTCAGGGTGCTGGTCAAGATGGTACAAAAGATGGCGTCATGGCTACCGCCACAAGCATTGGTGGAGATGTCACATTCTGGGATCTCAACAAGGGCGGCAGAGTGATGGGTGTACTCCGGAGCGCCCATAATCCCCCATCACACACCGACAAGACTGTGCGCGGAGGCATCAGCAAGGTTGAGTTCCTCCCAGGACAGCCCGTTATCATGACCAGTGGTTTGGACAACTCGCTCAAGTCCTGGATCTTCGACGAATCGCCCTTCTCGCCCGTCCCCCGTATCCTTCACATGCGCAGCGGCCATGCCGCCCCCGTCAACTGCCTGCAATTCTTGCCAACCGATTTCGATGGCGCCGAGGCCGGCAACAAGTGGCTTCTCAGTGGTGGCAAGGACAGGAGTCTGTGGGGCTGGAGTTTGCGCCGCGATGGCCAGAGCTCTGAGCTCAGTCAGGGTGCTCTTCGCaaaaaggccaagaaggtggGTATTCTTGCTAATACCGCCCTCGGCGGCCACGGCCCGACTACATCTTTGGACGACCTCAAGGCTCCCGAAATCACATGCATCGCCTCCTCGCTCAACCGCGATGGCGGCATGGGCGCTATGCCCGGTAGGCAGGTCATCTGGGACAAGGGCAATGACAAGAGCAAGCCGACCAAGTCCGAGCTCGCTGCTATGACCGGCTGGGAAAGCGTAGTAACAGCTCATAAGAACGACCCCTGGGCTCGCACCTGGTTCTGGGGCCGCAAGCGTGCTGGTAGGTGGGCGTTCAAGACCGGAGATGGCGAAAATGTTTCTACCGTGGCTATCAGCCCTTGCGGCAGTTTCGCTCTTGTTGGCTCCGTTGGTGGTAGCTTAGACATGTTCAACCTCCAATCCGGCCGTCACAAGCAACGCTTCCCCTCCCGACTCACTCCCGCCCAGATGCGCCAGTTGAAGATGCAGCAACTTAAGGCTCTCGACAAGGTGAGCCAGCTCGAGAAGCGCGCCTCCTCCAAGACCTCCTTTGCCCCCGGCTCGGGCAAGCACACCAAGTCCGTAACCGGCATCGTGGTCGACCCGCTAAACCGCTTCGTGATTTCCTGCTCTCTCGACGGCACCGTCAAGTTCTGGGACTTTGTCACGGGCAACCTAGTCGACGAGATTGACTGGGCGCCCATGGTGCAGATCACGGGCTGTCGCTACCACGCCGGCAACGATCTCATCGCTTTCGCGTGCGACGACAATTCGATCCGCGTTGTCGACATCGAGACCAAGCAGACCATCAGAGAGTTCTGGGGCTGCCGCGACACCATTAACGACTTCACCTTCTCCAACGACGGCCGGTGGATCGTGGCCGCCTCGCAGGACCGCGTCGTCCGCGTCTGGGACCTGCCGACGGCTCACCTCATCGACGCCTTCCGGCTCGAGAAACCCTGCACCGCCATCGCCTTTTCCAACACGGGCGAATACCTCGCCGGCGCCACCGAGGGCGAGCTGGGCGTGCACATCTGGACCAACAGAACGCTGTTCAGACACGTGCCGACCAGACAAATATCCGAGAAAGACATTGCCGAAATCTCGGCCGGACCTACCAGCTCAGGCGAGGGCGGTCAAGGTCTCATCGAGGCGGCCTTTGAGGATGAacaggaggacgaagaagatgagggcGTGTCTGCGCCGGTCCTCGATCAGCTCAGCGCCGACATGGTGACGCTCAGTCTGGTGCCCAAAAGCAGGTGGCAGACGCTGCTGCACATTGACCTGATCAAGCAGCGCAACAAGCCCAAGGAGCCGCCCAAGGCGCCTGAGAAGGCGCCCTTCTTTTTGCCTTCGCTCCGGGATGGGACGACGAACCCACTGCTGTTGACGGAGGGCgaaaagaaggatgaggaggagagccGAATTTCGAAATTGACGCAACTCGAGACGACAAGGACGTATCAGACGTTTACGGCAAAGTTGTTGGAGGGTGCCGAGACGGGTGATT ACACCCCCTTCATCACCCACCTCAAatccctctccccctccaccgCCGATCTCGAACTCCGCTCCCTTTCCATCGGCGGCCTTGATCCGGAGTCTTCTGAAGATAGCAACGAACTCCTCCACTTCATCCGCGCCATGACGCAACGCCTCGCCCAACGCCGCGACTACGAGCTCACGCAAGCGTGGATGACGGTCTTTTTGCGACTGCACTTTGACGTGATTATGGAGAGCGAGACGCTGCTGAAGGAGTTgggcaagtggaaggagcagcaggaaagggaaaagaagcgGTTGGATGATTTGGTGGGCTactgtggtggtgtggttggGTTCTTGAGGAGTCCTAGGACATAA